The Nitrosomonas communis genome has a segment encoding these proteins:
- a CDS encoding FecR domain-containing protein, translated as MSGCLMLGLMTWYFGKPPSIRFYETKQEEQLATAIAPGIDMALDMSSSIAVKLEHPLQIELFKGKVYFDIDKNTPNQLEAKVGNALIRGSGTRCSIHMSENGNKHVAVADGHIKIHLASGIYQINAFEQADFNDDGISQHRLMADRNIAPWRSLQ; from the coding sequence ATGAGTGGTTGCCTAATGCTCGGTCTGATGACATGGTATTTTGGTAAGCCGCCCAGCATCCGGTTTTATGAAACAAAACAGGAAGAACAATTGGCCACTGCGATAGCACCCGGTATAGATATGGCGTTGGATATGAGCAGTTCTATAGCCGTGAAACTAGAGCACCCTCTGCAAATTGAGTTATTTAAGGGGAAGGTTTATTTTGACATCGATAAAAATACCCCTAATCAGCTTGAAGCAAAAGTCGGCAATGCCCTCATCAGGGGCTCTGGCACCCGCTGCAGCATCCATATGAGCGAAAATGGCAATAAACATGTCGCGGTTGCAGATGGGCATATCAAAATCCATCTTGCATCTGGAATATATCAAATCAATGCATTTGAACAAGCCGACTTTAATGATGATGGCATCAGCCAACATCGGCTAATGGCTGATCGAAACATTGCACCCTGGCGCTCACTACAGTAA
- a CDS encoding transposase, whose product MPKNIRLLCLSPYSPELNPQERLWDELREKYLRNHVLDSIYMLENHVLNALGDLENAPALINSITG is encoded by the coding sequence TTGCCTAAGAATATCCGTTTGCTATGCCTGTCACCGTACTCACCTGAATTAAATCCGCAGGAACGCCTTTGGGATGAACTGCGTGAAAAATACCTTCGTAACCACGTACTTGACAGCATCTATATGCTTGAGAATCATGTGCTTAATGCATTAGGTGATCTTGAAAATGCCCCGGCTTTAATCAATAGTATTACTGGATAG